TATTCATTACAAAAGCagagaaaatgaaaacaatgAAATTAGTAAAAATGGCGAATATAACGAAAGGAATAAACACTTCCAGAGTATGCAAAATGGTCCAAATAGTCAAAATCATCAAAATAACGAAAACTGTAAAGATATCAACTTAGCTTTAGGAGGTGCCATTATGCCATCCTATGGGGTATTACCTTATTATACATTCCATCATGAGTATGTTATTTATGATAGCTCACAACTCTTACCTCGTTACTTGATTCAATTTGAATGTGACCCATGTGCAGATGAACACTTCTCTCTTCCTCTGTGTGATTACTGTGGAAATGCTCCTTCGATATTTTATTGCGAATCAGATGAAGTAAAGTTATGCGAAAAGTGCGATATGATTATACATTCTCAAAATAAACTagttaaaaaacatataaggAAAACATTAAATGAAGCAGAAAAACTTCCTGGAAAATGCAGAGTTCATTTGTATAATGatgtaaatatgttttgTACAATTTGTCATATTCctatatgtaatttatgcATTAGTAGCCATGCACATACAGATTTATCAAGTGAgaatttctttaatttaaataacaaTACAGATactattatttcattaaatatggCATATCAAGCTATAGTACAACATAGCAGTAAACCATCAAATCTTattaaacaaagaaaaaaaaatttaaatgatatgCTAAGCAAAATTGATAAATTACATGAACAAGTCATGTTAAACATTAACGATgcagaaaaaaatgtttataccATACTTGAAGACTTAGTAAAACAATTACATATAGCAacagataaaaaaatgtgttcAGTTTTAAGTGAGgaatatgaattaaaaagacaatttaatgaaattatgtggaatgaaaattttatatatttcttacaAACAATTCTCCCACCTGCTGATTTCATGAATGCATGGTTAAAACATTGCCTGTGCAGGGAGgacattgaaaaaaattccCAGCACTCGGAAAAAATGCACTCGTTAATATTTCCGGACATGCGTATAAAAGGAAACATAAATGTTGTTACAGAAGGTTCGATAGAGCACGAAATGATGTATCACTCGGGTGAAAGTTTATGCGTCCCGATGGAAAGCAAGGAAGAAAGGAAAGACATAAGATAAAAGCAAAAGTTAATTATGTTCAACGTTGTTATCACCTCGGTACAGTGAAATAAATTGTAAGTTTTACATTCACATCGGGgggttttcttttttctcctcaggtgtaaattaaaaatttttgaacaAATTGAGGGTTCATTTTGCGCAGTTCCTTTGCtatatttttgcaatttttttataactttttcgTAATCTttgtaccttttttttttttttttttttttttttttgttttacaaAAACTTGTCTAAGTGGAAAACTGCTATTCGCTTTGCAAAAAGAGTTAAGCGAACATAGACTTGGACAAATTTGTAAATCTTTTAACATTAGAATTGTTACATCATCTTATGaatgtttgtattttttttttttttttttttttttgtttttgtaatattCCTTGCAACGTTAGAGAAAGTTGTGTATAAAATGGTATgtatcatttttctttttgtttactTTCATACTTCCATTCTTTTTTCCGTATTCCATTTGcttatattgttattgtttACGTTCATTCATACTTACGCTCGGCaatgtattttttccttttaagaATTCATAGTGgacagaaaagaaaaataacaaaacaaaatgaaacaaattaaaataaaattgacaAATGAAATACGTTTTACAATgcttaactttttttttacgaagTAATAACAAACAAGGTGCCTAAACTTACGTAATAGCTTTCGTTAAAGCGGAGGAAGAAGAACAAATGggaaaaaatgcaaaacagtaaaataggcaaaacagtaaaataggcaaaaaagtaaaataggCAAAACATCAAAAAAGGCTGAacattgcaaaaaaaaaaaaaaaaaaaaatttctgcTATTTTGCGCCCATTTATTACACTTTTTCCAGAAAGAAATACCTCatttaacaaaatgaaagtgacatacatatacacgaTTACAAAATTATTGAAGTGTGTGCAATTACAGATTTACATATAAAGATCAAAATTCTTTTCTCAAATGTTCTGAAGCCTGTACACAACCTTGTAAATTCCGCAATTTCCATATTGCCTGAAAAATTAGACCTTCAAAAATAGGGTATGCTGTATTGGTGTATAATAACTTATACTACTACCATACTACCACtttggaaaagaaaaaataaaagagcaAAGAAGCAAAGAAGCAAAGAAGCAACGAAGCAAAGAAGCAACGAAGCAAAGAAGCAAAAGAATAAATGTGCATAACAATGGATatgaaaaagggaaaaaaaaagaatacacCAATCACATGAGCAGTTAAAACATTAACAAGTTAATGGGCTAAATACGTTCGTAGTGAATTAGTGTGGCCAAGAAAAGATGTACGTGCAATGTGTACctaaataaaggaaaataaaagtaaaaataaaaatgaaaatgaaaaaaattgctcatgattaaaaaggaaaaataaacacaacagaaaaaaagcaaatttcgtaaaaataaaaaaaaaaataaataaaataaaaaataaaataaaataaaaataaaataaaataaaataaaataaaataaaaataaatataaaaataaaaaaaaaaaaaaaaaaaaaaaattcaaaaaaaaaaaaaaaaaaaaaaaaaaaattcaaaatagaaaaaaaaaatacaaaatagaaaaaaaaaaaaaaatacaatatagaaaaaaaaaaaaaatacaatatagAACATAgtaaaggggaaaaaaaaagaaaaagaattttcTAGTTCTCATAATTTTAGAAGGTCAAGAGATATAGTTCcaacaaatgaaaataaatgcttcgctctttttttttttttttttttcaatatttgaatgaatgaaaataaagaaaagattaaaatattagaaatgaatcataattttccttctttccaagataaaaaaaaaatagaaaaaaaaaatagaataaataaaaataccaTTTCAAGTATACTCCTAAATcaattaaaagaagaaagaaaaaaaaaaaaaaagaaaaggagttgtaaaaatatactacAAAATAATTCTGAATTACCGCAAAACTCgagtataaatattttaagtcATTCATATTAGCATCAAAAAGCTTCACCATTGAACTGTGATAAGGAACGCATAAATGATTCTGCAAGGACAAATGATAGATCGGGTGAAAAATGcaaatgcataaaaaaagaggCATCTGTGAGAAGATTTACTTATGAAAAAGCTAAGAATGAAATAGAAGAAGCAGCAGTAGAAGCAGCAGTAGAAGCAGCAGTAGAAGCAGAAGTAGAAGCAGAAGTAGAAGCAGAAGTAGAAGCAGAGGTGGAAGCAGAAGTAGAAGCAGAAGTAGAAGCAGAAGTAGAAGCAGAAGTAGAAGCAGAAGTGGAAGCAGAAGTGGAAGCAGAAGTAGAAGTAGAcgtagagaaaaaaaatctcagaaaaaaaacaaaaagtatGAGCATTTTCCACACGTTTAAAAGAGAGAAAAATCTAATAgacaaggaaaaaaaagcgAACTTTAAAATTCTTCCATTTCCCAAAGAGAAAATTGAGTCCGTATGTAACCTTAACACTAGTAGCAGCAGCGATCATACATTAAACGCAAAAATGATATTTACCCCAAATGAGGACAAGGAATACCATAGATTCGACTTTCTTCTTATTAATAGTATAggagaagaaaagaaaaaagacaAGTACAGCAATTCTGAGTTTTTTTCTAGTAACTATATCAACAgacaaaatttaaatttgtaCTTGAATAACTCATTCTACTGTTCTCATTATAGCGAAGGGCACACATCAAATGAtgtcttttttaaaagaaaaggaagtAACAGAAAAAACATGAAAGGTGTAGTGTGGAATAATATAAAGGTAGTAGAAACGGAAGGGAAAGATATTTCGAGGAGTATAGAGACAAGAACGAACCTAGATAAAAGTGTATCCAGTGAATGTAAGAACATGAGTTCTGAGTCTTCATTAACTGCTTATTCCTTCTATCacgtaaattttaaaaatggttCCAACTGCATGAAGCGTTTGAAGCGTTTGAAGCGTTTGAAGCGTTTGAAATGTTTGAAGCGTTTGAAATGTTTGAAGCGTTTGAAATGTTTGAAGCGTTTGAAATGTTTGAAGCGTTTGAAGTACATTAACCGTATTTACCGTACGAATGGCATAAATAATTGCGAGGATGTATATCGCGAAAAATGCGATAGTCAAGACCCTACACAGTATATTGAAACAACGATGAATGCTGGCAGTGCAATAAGCATTCATTCAACTAAGTACTCATTACAAAATGGTGAAAcagttttaattaataatctGTGCAGTGAAAAAAAGCATTTCCAGATGGGTAATTCATATGAGGAAGAAAGAACTCGATTAAATCAGAACGATATTTTTGACGATGGTGCAAATAACTCTAAGTTTGGGAATGGGgaaatttttaagaaaagcAAAGAAATACTTAGTAAAAGGCACAATCAAATTCACAGCGAATCGCTTAATGAGATAATGTACACCAATTGGAATGTACACATGAACAGTAACAGCAGTAATGTAAATGACGACGAAAGGGATACCTGTGGAAGATGCTCTAGGACTCCAGCAAATACCACCTCTACTACTGCATCTAATACGGGTGCTGCTACTgcttataataataacaatatcaTTAGCAAGAGCAGTAGTGTCCGTGGAGGTAGTAGTGCTGTGCATAGCAGTATATCAACTGGTCGCAGTAAAAATGCACCCCTTCTGAGTATTAGTGAgagatacatatataaggaGAGAAAAATTAGCAATTCCCAAAATTgtaatgtaaaatatgaaaacttCTTCCATTTCTGCAATTCTTCAGACAGAGATAAGTCTAAATATGAAGATAACAATGCACAGAGTAATTCCTTATCATTCATAGTAGACCATATCATACTTAATAATAAGCATAAAGGAAAAACGAACA
The window above is part of the Plasmodium malariae genome assembly, chromosome: 10 genome. Proteins encoded here:
- the PmUG01_10026700 gene encoding zinc finger protein, putative, which codes for MTYNPLVTDINILDNNLTQIFRDSEEWLTLEYFLQMNARTSRVKLVQAWHVSPAHVINKFEKRNSDKLVLKSFIDASALDMDNTIQDICTRGFSISKRGLKLSVGNFNIPGFPLTSLLKGNVFNDSDELVFEQNEMNRGKKSLKKIIEHNETVLLSGERGVFEFLLCDVGVGLSLSVNENEVSTYNRDTLPIVYDSLFIKKKKDKALDDSLTIHYKSRENENNEISKNGEYNERNKHFQSMQNGPNSQNHQNNENCKDINLALGGAIMPSYGVLPYYTFHHEYVIYDSSQLLPRYLIQFECDPCADEHFSLPLCDYCGNAPSIFYCESDEVKLCEKCDMIIHSQNKLVKKHIRKTLNEAEKLPGKCRVHLYNDVNMFCTICHIPICNLCISSHAHTDLSSENFFNLNNNTDTIISLNMAYQAIVQHSSKPSNLIKQRKKNLNDMLSKIDKLHEQVMLNINDAEKNVYTILEDLVKQLHIATDKKMCSVLSEEYELKRQFNEIMWNENFIYFLQTILPPADFMNAWLKHCLCREDIEKNSQHSEKMHSLIFPDMRIKGNINVVTEGSIEHEMMYHSGESLCVPMESKEERKDIR